The Populus trichocarpa isolate Nisqually-1 chromosome 11, P.trichocarpa_v4.1, whole genome shotgun sequence genome has a segment encoding these proteins:
- the LOC7471830 gene encoding GBF-interacting protein 1-like isoform X2, which translates to MSDSGGNSITIPDNVKKTIQSIREITGKKHSDEDVYSVLQDCSMDPDDTAQKLLYLDTFHEVKRKCDWRKGTRGRGTRGGQGNFSDAVGGRNVATRRENGVVRMADRSASNSLHSVQKKNNTAVNPVTKDLTTTSCDPSTLSNRSSIRSHGPQLPAAADAGSSAHTVKSDAFLPPAACTTLPMQVSVSVMLSKERKSTTFFNGLPASTTLASVSGSVSSSSDPILATSMTRNPGAVGTIKCEVGCQRKAAEQNNIQGNKKISLSKSKAVGNNQLSESLQPSTLSTYNDSLVVRSSANDSHSSEELAKSLKTVLSEDAQAKVSSQLLPEPSITIGHVKFPTHFKVPEALKSSLTFGSFESNSGPGKEYINGGLTFGSFDSNSGPETKCSNAIDGDINSTLAVELTHSTVENARPSSNDSGSSPMQVDHSYQPESPQPVVEKVLISEDNDAPGADSKVVQSKQDAMLLPECHQNSTVQISPSYGFGIMPPLQAAHPVPFIGHETQAPDVSQLSGFVGENSMATSTSSLSQSMQHSVAASPHPLLFRPPYPPNYLQYGHYFNPYFLPPMHQFLSHNGLPQQPSTGNAFLTSAPAAAGVKFPLPLPQFKPGTTARNPTPVALPTLYGSYGSSPMGFNPGPAVSSGSSAGNDDLSAFQLKERNIYTTGSLSEVSSWIPPPGQDISSLQLSSLYQLHPQGQHLTFSPPQAGHGTFPGFYPPVQTMAAPSTVNQLMQQSQATPATVEPVVPPSGPYQQSQLTQINWNS; encoded by the exons ATGAGCGATAGCGGCGGCAACTCTATAACGATCCCGGATAATGTCAAGAAAACTATACAAAGCATAAGAGAAATCACAGGGAAAAAACACAGTGATGAGGATGTATACTCTGTTCTTCAAGACTGTTCTATGGATCCTGATGACACTGCGCAGAAGCTCCTTTATTTAG ATACATTTCATGAAGTCAAGAGGAAATGTGATTGGAGAAAGGGG ACTCGAGGAAGAGGAACTAGGGGTGGTCAAGGAAACTTTTCTG ATGCTGTTGGTGGGAGGAATGTGGCTACTCGAAGGGAAAATGGAGTTGTTCGCATGGCAGACAGAAGTGCTTCGAACTCTTTACACTCTgtgcagaaaaaaaataacactgcAGTGAATCCTGTGACAAA AGATTTAACTACCACTTCCTGTGACCCTTCAACTTTATCCAATAGGAGTTCTATTCGCAGCCATGGTCCGCAGCTGCCTGCTGCTGCTGATGCAGGTAGTTCAGCTCACACTGTGAAGTCAGATGCTTTCCTACCACCTGCAGCATGTACAACATTGCCTATGCAAGTTTCTGTCTCTGTAATGCTATCTAAGGAACGAAAGTCCACAACATTTTTTAATGGCCTCCCAGCTTCTACCACTCTAGCATCTGTATCTGGCTCtgtatcttcttcttcagaCCCCATACTGGCCACTTCTATGACTAGAAATCCTGGTGCTGTTGGTACAATTAAATGCGAAGTGGGTTGCCAGCGGAAAGCTGCTGAACAGAATAATattcaaggaaacaaaaaaatttctctgAGTAAATCAAAGGCAGTTGGAAATAATCAGTTGTCTGAATCTCTGCAGCCCTCGACTTTGTCTACATATAATGATTCTTTGGTTGTCAGGTCTTCTGCTAATGATAGCCATTCATCAGAGGAGTTGGCTAAATCTTTAAAAA CAGTCTTGTCTGAAGATGCTCAAGCTAAAGTCAGTTCTCAGTTGCTGCCAGAACCATCCATCACTATTGGACATGTTAAATTTCCAACTCACTTTAAAGTTCCTGAAGCGTTAAAAAGTAGTTTAACTTTTGGAAGCTTTGAATCAAATTCTGGACCAGGAAAGGAATATATCAATGGTGGTTTGACTTTTGGAAGCTTTGATTCTAATTCTGGACCAGAAACAAAATGTAGCAATGCTATTGATGGTGACATAAACTCTACGCTTGCTGTTGAGCTGACACATTCAACTGTTGAAAATGCCAGACCTTCTAG CAATGATAGTGGATCGTCGCCTATGCAAGTTGATCATTCTTATCAACCAGAGTCTCCTCAACCTGTGGTTGAAAAAGTGCTAATATCAGAGGATAATGATGCACCGGGTGCAGACTCGAAGGTTGTTCAATCAAAGCAGGATGCAATGTTGCTTCCAGAATGCCATCAGAACTCAACTGTTCAAATTTCCCCAAGCTATGGTTTTGGGATCATGCCACCCTTGCAGGCTGCTCACCCTGTACCATTTATAGGACATGAGACTCAGGCACCAGATGTTTCTCAACTTTCAGGCTTTGTT GGTGAGAATTCTATGGCTACATCGACTTCAAGTCTGAGTCAATCAATGCAGCACTCTGTTGCTGCTTCTCCGCACCCACTTCTTTTCAGGCCACCATATCCTCCTAACTATCTTCAGTATGGGCATTACTTCAATCCATATTTTTTGCCACCAATGCACCAATTCTTGAGCCACAATGGGCTTCCTCAACAGCCATCGACTGGCAATGCATTTCTTACATCAGCACCTGCTGCTGCTGGTGTCAAGTTCCCGCTCCCTCTTCCACAATTTAAGCCCGGAACTACTGCCAGAAACCCAACTCCAGTTGCACTCCCAACTTTATATGGATCATATGGCTCTTCCCCTATGGGCTTCAATCCTGGTCCAGCTGTATCCTCTGGAAGCTCTGCTGGTAACGATGATCTATCAGCATTTCAGTTGAAGGAAAGAAATATCTACACTACAGGATCACTG AGCGAAGTTTCATCTTGGATTCCTCCACCTGGGCAAGATATATCCAGCTTGCAGCTCAGTTCCTTGTACCAACTTCACCCTCAGGGACAGCACCTCACCTTCTCTCCTCCACAGGCTGGGCATGGTACCTTTCCTGGATTTTACCCACCAGTGCAAACAATGGCTGCACCTTCAACTGTTAACCAACTCATGCAACAGTCACAGGCTACGCCTGCAACTGTTGAACCTGTGGTACCCCCATCTGGTCCTTACCAGCAGTCTCAACTTACACAGATCAACTGGAACTCTTAA
- the LOC7471830 gene encoding GBF-interacting protein 1-like isoform X1, which yields MSDSGGNSITIPDNVKKTIQSIREITGKKHSDEDVYSVLQDCSMDPDDTAQKLLYLDTFHEVKRKCDWRKGTRGRGTRGGQGNFSDAVGGRNVATRRENGVVRMADRSASNSLHSVQKKNNTAVNPVTKDLTTTSCDPSTLSNRSSIRSHGPQLPAAADAGSSAHTVKSDAFLPPAACTTLPMQVSVSVMLSKERKSTTFFNGLPASTTLASVSGSVSSSSDPILATSMTRNPGAVGTIKCEVGCQRKAAEQNNIQGNKKISLSKSKAVGNNQLSESLQPSTLSTYNDSLVVRSSANDSHSSEELAKSLKTAVLSEDAQAKVSSQLLPEPSITIGHVKFPTHFKVPEALKSSLTFGSFESNSGPGKEYINGGLTFGSFDSNSGPETKCSNAIDGDINSTLAVELTHSTVENARPSSNDSGSSPMQVDHSYQPESPQPVVEKVLISEDNDAPGADSKVVQSKQDAMLLPECHQNSTVQISPSYGFGIMPPLQAAHPVPFIGHETQAPDVSQLSGFVGENSMATSTSSLSQSMQHSVAASPHPLLFRPPYPPNYLQYGHYFNPYFLPPMHQFLSHNGLPQQPSTGNAFLTSAPAAAGVKFPLPLPQFKPGTTARNPTPVALPTLYGSYGSSPMGFNPGPAVSSGSSAGNDDLSAFQLKERNIYTTGSLSEVSSWIPPPGQDISSLQLSSLYQLHPQGQHLTFSPPQAGHGTFPGFYPPVQTMAAPSTVNQLMQQSQATPATVEPVVPPSGPYQQSQLTQINWNS from the exons ATGAGCGATAGCGGCGGCAACTCTATAACGATCCCGGATAATGTCAAGAAAACTATACAAAGCATAAGAGAAATCACAGGGAAAAAACACAGTGATGAGGATGTATACTCTGTTCTTCAAGACTGTTCTATGGATCCTGATGACACTGCGCAGAAGCTCCTTTATTTAG ATACATTTCATGAAGTCAAGAGGAAATGTGATTGGAGAAAGGGG ACTCGAGGAAGAGGAACTAGGGGTGGTCAAGGAAACTTTTCTG ATGCTGTTGGTGGGAGGAATGTGGCTACTCGAAGGGAAAATGGAGTTGTTCGCATGGCAGACAGAAGTGCTTCGAACTCTTTACACTCTgtgcagaaaaaaaataacactgcAGTGAATCCTGTGACAAA AGATTTAACTACCACTTCCTGTGACCCTTCAACTTTATCCAATAGGAGTTCTATTCGCAGCCATGGTCCGCAGCTGCCTGCTGCTGCTGATGCAGGTAGTTCAGCTCACACTGTGAAGTCAGATGCTTTCCTACCACCTGCAGCATGTACAACATTGCCTATGCAAGTTTCTGTCTCTGTAATGCTATCTAAGGAACGAAAGTCCACAACATTTTTTAATGGCCTCCCAGCTTCTACCACTCTAGCATCTGTATCTGGCTCtgtatcttcttcttcagaCCCCATACTGGCCACTTCTATGACTAGAAATCCTGGTGCTGTTGGTACAATTAAATGCGAAGTGGGTTGCCAGCGGAAAGCTGCTGAACAGAATAATattcaaggaaacaaaaaaatttctctgAGTAAATCAAAGGCAGTTGGAAATAATCAGTTGTCTGAATCTCTGCAGCCCTCGACTTTGTCTACATATAATGATTCTTTGGTTGTCAGGTCTTCTGCTAATGATAGCCATTCATCAGAGGAGTTGGCTAAATCTTTAAAAA CAGCAGTCTTGTCTGAAGATGCTCAAGCTAAAGTCAGTTCTCAGTTGCTGCCAGAACCATCCATCACTATTGGACATGTTAAATTTCCAACTCACTTTAAAGTTCCTGAAGCGTTAAAAAGTAGTTTAACTTTTGGAAGCTTTGAATCAAATTCTGGACCAGGAAAGGAATATATCAATGGTGGTTTGACTTTTGGAAGCTTTGATTCTAATTCTGGACCAGAAACAAAATGTAGCAATGCTATTGATGGTGACATAAACTCTACGCTTGCTGTTGAGCTGACACATTCAACTGTTGAAAATGCCAGACCTTCTAG CAATGATAGTGGATCGTCGCCTATGCAAGTTGATCATTCTTATCAACCAGAGTCTCCTCAACCTGTGGTTGAAAAAGTGCTAATATCAGAGGATAATGATGCACCGGGTGCAGACTCGAAGGTTGTTCAATCAAAGCAGGATGCAATGTTGCTTCCAGAATGCCATCAGAACTCAACTGTTCAAATTTCCCCAAGCTATGGTTTTGGGATCATGCCACCCTTGCAGGCTGCTCACCCTGTACCATTTATAGGACATGAGACTCAGGCACCAGATGTTTCTCAACTTTCAGGCTTTGTT GGTGAGAATTCTATGGCTACATCGACTTCAAGTCTGAGTCAATCAATGCAGCACTCTGTTGCTGCTTCTCCGCACCCACTTCTTTTCAGGCCACCATATCCTCCTAACTATCTTCAGTATGGGCATTACTTCAATCCATATTTTTTGCCACCAATGCACCAATTCTTGAGCCACAATGGGCTTCCTCAACAGCCATCGACTGGCAATGCATTTCTTACATCAGCACCTGCTGCTGCTGGTGTCAAGTTCCCGCTCCCTCTTCCACAATTTAAGCCCGGAACTACTGCCAGAAACCCAACTCCAGTTGCACTCCCAACTTTATATGGATCATATGGCTCTTCCCCTATGGGCTTCAATCCTGGTCCAGCTGTATCCTCTGGAAGCTCTGCTGGTAACGATGATCTATCAGCATTTCAGTTGAAGGAAAGAAATATCTACACTACAGGATCACTG AGCGAAGTTTCATCTTGGATTCCTCCACCTGGGCAAGATATATCCAGCTTGCAGCTCAGTTCCTTGTACCAACTTCACCCTCAGGGACAGCACCTCACCTTCTCTCCTCCACAGGCTGGGCATGGTACCTTTCCTGGATTTTACCCACCAGTGCAAACAATGGCTGCACCTTCAACTGTTAACCAACTCATGCAACAGTCACAGGCTACGCCTGCAACTGTTGAACCTGTGGTACCCCCATCTGGTCCTTACCAGCAGTCTCAACTTACACAGATCAACTGGAACTCTTAA
- the LOC7471830 gene encoding GBF-interacting protein 1-like isoform X3, which produces MSDSGGNSITIPDNVKKTIQSIREITGKKHSDEDVYSVLQDCSMDPDDTAQKLLYLDTFHEVKRKCDWRKGTRGRGTRGGQGNFSDAVGGRNVATRRENGVVRMADRSASNSLHSVQKKNNTAVNPVTKDLTTTSCDPSTLSNRSSIRSHGPQLPAAADAGSSAHTVKSDAFLPPAACTTLPMQVSVSVMLSKERKSTTFFNGLPASTTLASVSGSVSSSSDPILATSMTRNPGAVGTIKCEVGCQRKAAEQNNIQGNKKISLSKSKAVGNNQLSESLQPSTLSTYNDSLVVRSSANDSHSSEELAKSLKILSEDAQAKVSSQLLPEPSITIGHVKFPTHFKVPEALKSSLTFGSFESNSGPGKEYINGGLTFGSFDSNSGPETKCSNAIDGDINSTLAVELTHSTVENARPSSNDSGSSPMQVDHSYQPESPQPVVEKVLISEDNDAPGADSKVVQSKQDAMLLPECHQNSTVQISPSYGFGIMPPLQAAHPVPFIGHETQAPDVSQLSGFVGENSMATSTSSLSQSMQHSVAASPHPLLFRPPYPPNYLQYGHYFNPYFLPPMHQFLSHNGLPQQPSTGNAFLTSAPAAAGVKFPLPLPQFKPGTTARNPTPVALPTLYGSYGSSPMGFNPGPAVSSGSSAGNDDLSAFQLKERNIYTTGSLSEVSSWIPPPGQDISSLQLSSLYQLHPQGQHLTFSPPQAGHGTFPGFYPPVQTMAAPSTVNQLMQQSQATPATVEPVVPPSGPYQQSQLTQINWNS; this is translated from the exons ATGAGCGATAGCGGCGGCAACTCTATAACGATCCCGGATAATGTCAAGAAAACTATACAAAGCATAAGAGAAATCACAGGGAAAAAACACAGTGATGAGGATGTATACTCTGTTCTTCAAGACTGTTCTATGGATCCTGATGACACTGCGCAGAAGCTCCTTTATTTAG ATACATTTCATGAAGTCAAGAGGAAATGTGATTGGAGAAAGGGG ACTCGAGGAAGAGGAACTAGGGGTGGTCAAGGAAACTTTTCTG ATGCTGTTGGTGGGAGGAATGTGGCTACTCGAAGGGAAAATGGAGTTGTTCGCATGGCAGACAGAAGTGCTTCGAACTCTTTACACTCTgtgcagaaaaaaaataacactgcAGTGAATCCTGTGACAAA AGATTTAACTACCACTTCCTGTGACCCTTCAACTTTATCCAATAGGAGTTCTATTCGCAGCCATGGTCCGCAGCTGCCTGCTGCTGCTGATGCAGGTAGTTCAGCTCACACTGTGAAGTCAGATGCTTTCCTACCACCTGCAGCATGTACAACATTGCCTATGCAAGTTTCTGTCTCTGTAATGCTATCTAAGGAACGAAAGTCCACAACATTTTTTAATGGCCTCCCAGCTTCTACCACTCTAGCATCTGTATCTGGCTCtgtatcttcttcttcagaCCCCATACTGGCCACTTCTATGACTAGAAATCCTGGTGCTGTTGGTACAATTAAATGCGAAGTGGGTTGCCAGCGGAAAGCTGCTGAACAGAATAATattcaaggaaacaaaaaaatttctctgAGTAAATCAAAGGCAGTTGGAAATAATCAGTTGTCTGAATCTCTGCAGCCCTCGACTTTGTCTACATATAATGATTCTTTGGTTGTCAGGTCTTCTGCTAATGATAGCCATTCATCAGAGGAGTTGGCTAAATCTTTAAAAA TCTTGTCTGAAGATGCTCAAGCTAAAGTCAGTTCTCAGTTGCTGCCAGAACCATCCATCACTATTGGACATGTTAAATTTCCAACTCACTTTAAAGTTCCTGAAGCGTTAAAAAGTAGTTTAACTTTTGGAAGCTTTGAATCAAATTCTGGACCAGGAAAGGAATATATCAATGGTGGTTTGACTTTTGGAAGCTTTGATTCTAATTCTGGACCAGAAACAAAATGTAGCAATGCTATTGATGGTGACATAAACTCTACGCTTGCTGTTGAGCTGACACATTCAACTGTTGAAAATGCCAGACCTTCTAG CAATGATAGTGGATCGTCGCCTATGCAAGTTGATCATTCTTATCAACCAGAGTCTCCTCAACCTGTGGTTGAAAAAGTGCTAATATCAGAGGATAATGATGCACCGGGTGCAGACTCGAAGGTTGTTCAATCAAAGCAGGATGCAATGTTGCTTCCAGAATGCCATCAGAACTCAACTGTTCAAATTTCCCCAAGCTATGGTTTTGGGATCATGCCACCCTTGCAGGCTGCTCACCCTGTACCATTTATAGGACATGAGACTCAGGCACCAGATGTTTCTCAACTTTCAGGCTTTGTT GGTGAGAATTCTATGGCTACATCGACTTCAAGTCTGAGTCAATCAATGCAGCACTCTGTTGCTGCTTCTCCGCACCCACTTCTTTTCAGGCCACCATATCCTCCTAACTATCTTCAGTATGGGCATTACTTCAATCCATATTTTTTGCCACCAATGCACCAATTCTTGAGCCACAATGGGCTTCCTCAACAGCCATCGACTGGCAATGCATTTCTTACATCAGCACCTGCTGCTGCTGGTGTCAAGTTCCCGCTCCCTCTTCCACAATTTAAGCCCGGAACTACTGCCAGAAACCCAACTCCAGTTGCACTCCCAACTTTATATGGATCATATGGCTCTTCCCCTATGGGCTTCAATCCTGGTCCAGCTGTATCCTCTGGAAGCTCTGCTGGTAACGATGATCTATCAGCATTTCAGTTGAAGGAAAGAAATATCTACACTACAGGATCACTG AGCGAAGTTTCATCTTGGATTCCTCCACCTGGGCAAGATATATCCAGCTTGCAGCTCAGTTCCTTGTACCAACTTCACCCTCAGGGACAGCACCTCACCTTCTCTCCTCCACAGGCTGGGCATGGTACCTTTCCTGGATTTTACCCACCAGTGCAAACAATGGCTGCACCTTCAACTGTTAACCAACTCATGCAACAGTCACAGGCTACGCCTGCAACTGTTGAACCTGTGGTACCCCCATCTGGTCCTTACCAGCAGTCTCAACTTACACAGATCAACTGGAACTCTTAA
- the LOC7471830 gene encoding GBF-interacting protein 1-like isoform X4: protein MSDSGGNSITIPDNVKKTIQSIREITGKKHSDEDVYSVLQDCSMDPDDTAQKLLYLDTFHEVKRKCDWRKGTRGRGTRGGQGNFSDAVGGRNVATRRENGVVRMADRSASNSLHSVQKKNNTAVNPVTKSSIRSHGPQLPAAADAGSSAHTVKSDAFLPPAACTTLPMQVSVSVMLSKERKSTTFFNGLPASTTLASVSGSVSSSSDPILATSMTRNPGAVGTIKCEVGCQRKAAEQNNIQGNKKISLSKSKAVGNNQLSESLQPSTLSTYNDSLVVRSSANDSHSSEELAKSLKTAVLSEDAQAKVSSQLLPEPSITIGHVKFPTHFKVPEALKSSLTFGSFESNSGPGKEYINGGLTFGSFDSNSGPETKCSNAIDGDINSTLAVELTHSTVENARPSSNDSGSSPMQVDHSYQPESPQPVVEKVLISEDNDAPGADSKVVQSKQDAMLLPECHQNSTVQISPSYGFGIMPPLQAAHPVPFIGHETQAPDVSQLSGFVGENSMATSTSSLSQSMQHSVAASPHPLLFRPPYPPNYLQYGHYFNPYFLPPMHQFLSHNGLPQQPSTGNAFLTSAPAAAGVKFPLPLPQFKPGTTARNPTPVALPTLYGSYGSSPMGFNPGPAVSSGSSAGNDDLSAFQLKERNIYTTGSLSEVSSWIPPPGQDISSLQLSSLYQLHPQGQHLTFSPPQAGHGTFPGFYPPVQTMAAPSTVNQLMQQSQATPATVEPVVPPSGPYQQSQLTQINWNS from the exons ATGAGCGATAGCGGCGGCAACTCTATAACGATCCCGGATAATGTCAAGAAAACTATACAAAGCATAAGAGAAATCACAGGGAAAAAACACAGTGATGAGGATGTATACTCTGTTCTTCAAGACTGTTCTATGGATCCTGATGACACTGCGCAGAAGCTCCTTTATTTAG ATACATTTCATGAAGTCAAGAGGAAATGTGATTGGAGAAAGGGG ACTCGAGGAAGAGGAACTAGGGGTGGTCAAGGAAACTTTTCTG ATGCTGTTGGTGGGAGGAATGTGGCTACTCGAAGGGAAAATGGAGTTGTTCGCATGGCAGACAGAAGTGCTTCGAACTCTTTACACTCTgtgcagaaaaaaaataacactgcAGTGAATCCTGTGACAAA GAGTTCTATTCGCAGCCATGGTCCGCAGCTGCCTGCTGCTGCTGATGCAGGTAGTTCAGCTCACACTGTGAAGTCAGATGCTTTCCTACCACCTGCAGCATGTACAACATTGCCTATGCAAGTTTCTGTCTCTGTAATGCTATCTAAGGAACGAAAGTCCACAACATTTTTTAATGGCCTCCCAGCTTCTACCACTCTAGCATCTGTATCTGGCTCtgtatcttcttcttcagaCCCCATACTGGCCACTTCTATGACTAGAAATCCTGGTGCTGTTGGTACAATTAAATGCGAAGTGGGTTGCCAGCGGAAAGCTGCTGAACAGAATAATattcaaggaaacaaaaaaatttctctgAGTAAATCAAAGGCAGTTGGAAATAATCAGTTGTCTGAATCTCTGCAGCCCTCGACTTTGTCTACATATAATGATTCTTTGGTTGTCAGGTCTTCTGCTAATGATAGCCATTCATCAGAGGAGTTGGCTAAATCTTTAAAAA CAGCAGTCTTGTCTGAAGATGCTCAAGCTAAAGTCAGTTCTCAGTTGCTGCCAGAACCATCCATCACTATTGGACATGTTAAATTTCCAACTCACTTTAAAGTTCCTGAAGCGTTAAAAAGTAGTTTAACTTTTGGAAGCTTTGAATCAAATTCTGGACCAGGAAAGGAATATATCAATGGTGGTTTGACTTTTGGAAGCTTTGATTCTAATTCTGGACCAGAAACAAAATGTAGCAATGCTATTGATGGTGACATAAACTCTACGCTTGCTGTTGAGCTGACACATTCAACTGTTGAAAATGCCAGACCTTCTAG CAATGATAGTGGATCGTCGCCTATGCAAGTTGATCATTCTTATCAACCAGAGTCTCCTCAACCTGTGGTTGAAAAAGTGCTAATATCAGAGGATAATGATGCACCGGGTGCAGACTCGAAGGTTGTTCAATCAAAGCAGGATGCAATGTTGCTTCCAGAATGCCATCAGAACTCAACTGTTCAAATTTCCCCAAGCTATGGTTTTGGGATCATGCCACCCTTGCAGGCTGCTCACCCTGTACCATTTATAGGACATGAGACTCAGGCACCAGATGTTTCTCAACTTTCAGGCTTTGTT GGTGAGAATTCTATGGCTACATCGACTTCAAGTCTGAGTCAATCAATGCAGCACTCTGTTGCTGCTTCTCCGCACCCACTTCTTTTCAGGCCACCATATCCTCCTAACTATCTTCAGTATGGGCATTACTTCAATCCATATTTTTTGCCACCAATGCACCAATTCTTGAGCCACAATGGGCTTCCTCAACAGCCATCGACTGGCAATGCATTTCTTACATCAGCACCTGCTGCTGCTGGTGTCAAGTTCCCGCTCCCTCTTCCACAATTTAAGCCCGGAACTACTGCCAGAAACCCAACTCCAGTTGCACTCCCAACTTTATATGGATCATATGGCTCTTCCCCTATGGGCTTCAATCCTGGTCCAGCTGTATCCTCTGGAAGCTCTGCTGGTAACGATGATCTATCAGCATTTCAGTTGAAGGAAAGAAATATCTACACTACAGGATCACTG AGCGAAGTTTCATCTTGGATTCCTCCACCTGGGCAAGATATATCCAGCTTGCAGCTCAGTTCCTTGTACCAACTTCACCCTCAGGGACAGCACCTCACCTTCTCTCCTCCACAGGCTGGGCATGGTACCTTTCCTGGATTTTACCCACCAGTGCAAACAATGGCTGCACCTTCAACTGTTAACCAACTCATGCAACAGTCACAGGCTACGCCTGCAACTGTTGAACCTGTGGTACCCCCATCTGGTCCTTACCAGCAGTCTCAACTTACACAGATCAACTGGAACTCTTAA